Genomic window (Daucus carota subsp. sativus chromosome 5, DH1 v3.0, whole genome shotgun sequence):
AATGCTTTCGAAATTGTGTTTTTGATCAAAATAGTTAACATAAGCCATCTTCTCCCAGTGTTAGTAGATTTTGTGGTTAGGTGACAAGAATCGATGATCCCCTTGCCAAAGTATTTACTTAATTCATAACTTTCATTTATCTCAGAATCTGCAGAACCAGAAGTAAAGATCATCAGCCTCTCTATCCTCTCTCCTGGTAGACCTGCCATTGTGCTTCCTATCCCGGAAGATGGAAAACCGAAAGGCCTGTGGTTTACATTAAAAGAAGGCAGTTCTTATAGCTTGAGATTCACGTTCCAAGTCAGCAATAACATTGTTGTTGGCTTTAGGTACACAAACAATGTTTGGAAAACTGGTTTCAAGGGTAAGCCAGTTAAGATAATTCCGTCTAAGTAGAAACTATTgtgaaaaaaattatgtcatctaACGATCAATTTGTTTCAGTTGATAGTGAAAAATTGATGCTTGGAACTTTTAGTCCTCAGCCTAAGCCCTATACAATTGATGTGCCCGAAGAAACCACTCCTTCTGGTTACTTTGCTAGAGGCCAATATTCTGCAATATCAAAGGTACATACAAACCATGCCAGACTGCCAATAGGCTCAATGCAGATATACCTCAGATAACCATTACTACATCTGAAATAGTATGAATCGTAAAAGTGATAAATATGTGATATAGGCATATTTCTGTAGGCTATggctttttattttgtttaaactGTTGTCCAGTGGCCACTCATCATTGATGACTCTGTCTAAATTCCGCTGATTATGTTAGTCAATTAAAGATTCTGTTTTGAAGTTTATAGCGATCGTCCATGATAAGAGTCAAGCCAAGTAATCACAGCTGTAGTTAATCGACAGCATAGATAACTGATAAATAAGACAtgggaatgaagttacaatataattttcttttttttagcaGTAGACATTATTCAGTTTGAGTTGGATTCAGTTTTACCAATGCAGTCAAGTAGAGATACTCTTCATCCCTGGTGAATATTCTTGGCTTTATTCTCCTTGTTGCACGTTCTCTCTGACAACATtcggaaatatatatataaaggttcACGTTCAGTGGAGAACAGTTTTAGTGTGAGAACACGTGAGAACAATTGTTTTGCACTTTTAAGTGAGAACACGCGAGAACAGTTGTTTTGGATCTTAAGAATTTTGCATAACTGTTTTCACCTCACCTCATTTGAGCGCGaacttatatgtttatatttttttgataatcatattattttgtaaagcccatataattttttaatatgagaTCACTGGGTATACTACAGTGGTTCTTCCTCTCTGAATCTCTGGGCCACTCAATGTTGATCAGAGCCTACAGTTTGGCCATCATATTCAGATGATTTGCCACATCTTAAACctcaaaatcataaattaatttatatccaGATTATATTTCTTCTAGCTCAAGAATTTTAACGTTACTTGTCGGTGTACTGAAACATTTGTCTTCCTTCAATTTTTTCCTTTCTCAGTTTATTGATGACGATAACAAGTGCTACTTGAAGATGCAGTATACATTTGACATCAGGAGGCTTCTTTAGTTTGATTATTTTTTCGCAGCTTCTTGTCCAAACAATTTAATGTTGCGATAAATTTAACACACATCCGAAATCTGCAAGGGCGGATTATCCTGCTTATGAGTGAATTGCTTGGTTGTCATTTCATGTTTGTTTTTTAGCTGGATAAGCATGATTTAGTTGGTGGAGTTGCTCTTTCTTGCAGATTctgtttatacatttttttcccACTTCTGTTAGACCAGCACTATTGATCACAGCTGTTGGAGGCTGTTAGACTATCAAAAATTCCGATAATTAGTTCGTTAATGCATTTTGTTGGTAAGTGTTATTCATTCGATAATAGCACAGATTATCTTTTCCACGCTTGATGGTGAAAGGAGCGATTAAATTTCGGGGATTGCTGGTAATTATGCATTGTAAGAAGAAAAAGATCAACTAAtttgagattattttttttttgcaaacatCATCTGAATTGGGACGGAGAGTAATTAAAACACGTCAAGTTCCTACTGCAGATGTATAATAATCAAACTTGCTTGAATATGAGTTAGGcctaattttatctttttattcCCCTTAAGCACCATTAAATTATTTAGCCTTGATCAATTTGAATCTAGCactataaattttgtaaataaactGTTTCCATTGTTACTGAGAGAGTGAGagaaagtaaagagcaagaacTGTGCAATGGCTAGAGAAAGTGTCGGTGTTGGGACCAAATATTTGGATGTTTGCCAAGTCATTCAGGTCTACGGGGCTTGGATTGTAGCTGACAGCAATAAGccatatgaataattttataaatttcaacactaaaatgaataaattttataaatcaatttcaacactaaaatgaataatttataaatttattttttatattattattttaataactcatatgTCATGTATAATGTAAAATTATCTAAACGGACGATCTATACATTTACTTACCGAAAAATATTTCGTGAAAAAACCGAATGCTTGATGTATAAAAAGGTCTAAAGATTTTTTTTGCAAGCAGATGAAGTCGGTATAATTGTCACTTCAAATTACACGAAAGCCTGGAAAGAAATATGGATATCTGGTGTTTGCACATTCATATCCAGCTGTTAACACCACCAAACCTTGATTCATGATTTACCTTTTATGGTAAATTTTTTCCTTATTGGTTTGTTTCCATCTAGGATGgcaaaataatccgatccgacggatacccgatccgaaacccgaatttttggatataccgaacccgaatttttggatttggatttggatatggatttgatttttgtacccgaaattttttggatttggatatggatatgacctctaccgatccgaaacccgatccgaaacccgaaatcctatccgaacccgatccgaacccgaaacccgaaaaagatccgaatattatatatatatatatatatatatatatatatatatatatatatattataaataatttaatatgaatgtgtgtgtgtgtgtgtatataacatatttatatttaattatttggatgaaTGTAATATAATACTCTCATTATCAATAGACTATGTTAAAGGAATAAGGGTTTCTATTTAAGACAAATacttcattaataatatattgtataaaatatattgtatattggtaataatgaaaattaatatggtttaagtttatattattctaatttaaaccaaTAGAATCCAATCcaataatcttaattttgaaaaagaaatacttaattatcatagttcagacaggtttataatttttaattttttttaagatatccggttgaaacccgaatccgatccgaaacccgaaaaaacccgacggattggatttggattttacattttaatatccaaacccgaacccgatccgatccgaaatataacggattggatatggatttcatgaaacccgacccgatccgacccgattgccatccctaTTTCCATCGTTGGTGTTTGCCAAGAgtgcttaaaaattttcattaccGATCAATCCAAAAATCTATCTTAATGTCTTAATATATCCGTAAATCGAGcacgaataaaaaaaattgaaatgtgccatttggaaaaaaaaaagtaaaaataaaaaataaattgtattttttttgccacccacTTTCATTGTTTcgaaatatcaaacaaaaagtTAAGAAAGAAAGGATTTTGGTGAAATTGGGAATGGTAGGGTAGAGTGTAAGTTTGGACTCAGGTGATGATACAcacttttataaataaatacacaCAACATAATTGTTAGGCTAATGATTTAGAAAGCCCACCTTCCAATAAACTGTTTTCTTTACTAATCTTTCACTGTTCTGTTTTAAATCCTTGTACTTTGTTGCTGTTAACTGTGTTTTTCTGTTCTTAACTTACTGTCACTAGCTTCACTTAGGCACTTTCACTAGTTTTACTTCTAAGTCTTAATGTAATAAAAACAACAAAACCCCATTATTTTTCTGCTATATAAACACTCCTTACATTCTAATCTCTCTCATTCTTGACATCAATCACACTTTTTCTCTCTGAGTTTCTCTGTGCAGGTCAGGTTTCTCATCATCACTCTTCTTATGTTTCTTTATATGGATGTAGTGTTGCTTACATTGAGTTGTGTGTGTTCTTGCAATTGTTTCTTCTGTGTTTTTATATTGTTTGGCCCAGATCTGATATGTTCTTGCTTGCTTTTAGTTACATTGTTTGAATTTAGTGTTCTTGTGTTGATTTTCATTCATATCAGGGTTGTTTAGTTGGTTAGAGCTCATAGAAATTGAATCTTGATCTGAATTTTTGGTGATAATCTTGAGGGAAGTTCATTTTtctgattttatatatttatatccacATTTACTGCATTGCTCAAGTTAGTGTTTTTGTGGTGATTCACATTCTGGCAAAGGTTAATTTAGAGCTCATGAAAAAGGAATCTTGATCTGTTTTTTGAAGAGAATCTTGAGGGAATTTGAGCTGCTTAAAGTATTAACTTAGCAACTGCAATCTATTTCTTGAGTTGTTGGACTCGGatgtatttttgaattaatttgtaaaaattgTTCTTATCGTACCTTGGTCTAGGCTAGGCTACTCCAAAGATGTGGTTTTGTATCGAAAACTACATTGGTTCTTTTTTGTTAAAATCTGGATACTTATCACCTTCTTGTACATAACGGTTTTTGGTTTTTGGAGAATTCCGTAGTTATCTACTCATATTGTGACTGTGTGTACAAGGCTGAGATCTTGCTAAACAGGCTGTTTGTCTAGATTACAAAATTGgtttctttttagatatatgtgACAGTTCAAGTTGTAATCTGGTATATCGGTGATGTTAATATGCCCAGATCTAACTACGATTAGATCTTTAAATTTCAGGAATTTGAAGATTCTATCAATGGAGAAGACCATGATGTTCATTGTCTGTAGCACACTAGTGCTTTTATGTTCTACATCAGCATATGCACAGAAGGGTAAATCTCCTCCATCACCCCCGATATCTTTGACCCCAACTCCTGCACCAGCACCTGCACCAGAACATGTAAACCTTACTGAGTTACTGTCTGTTGCTGGTCCATTCCATACTTTCCTCGATTATCTTGTGTCAACTAAAGTTATAGAAACCCTTCAAAACCAAGCTAACGATACAGAGGAAGGACTTACTTTGTTCGTACCCAAGGACAAGGCGTTTTCGTCTCTTAAAACTCCTTCTCTATCCAACCTAACTGCAGCCCAGCTCAAGTCACTCTGTCTTTTTCATGCCTTGCCACATTACTACTCACTAGCGGATTTCAAGAACCTTAGCCAAGCCAGCCCAATTATGACATTCGCTGGTGGTGCATACACTTTGAATTTTACTGATAATTCCGGAAGTATTCTCGTTGGTTCCGGATGGACAAACACAAAAGTCAGTAGCAGTGTGCATTCAACTGATCCTGTCGCAGTTTATCAGGTTGATAAGGTGCTTCTTCCTGAAGCAATTTTCGGCACAGATATACCTCCAATGCCTGCTCCAGCACCAGCTCCAGAAGTAGACTCAGCCGCTCCTGCAGATGCTCCAGATGCAGATAGTAAACATGCATCATCAGAATCAAGTTCAACTCCGTCATCTTCTTACAGGATTATAAGCTTCAGTACCCGGAGTTTCTTGGTTTTGGCTTTCTCCAGTGGAATGGCCTTACTCTTGTAAGAAAGAATCTGTTCAGTGCCCTAAATTATATGAAGAGGATTACAACCATTcgattctttttctttatttcaagCCATTTTTTGAATTCTATGATGTATTTTTACCATGTATGAGATTCATTATGTTATAAATTTCAGTCTTTTTTATGGTCTTCACAATTTTTTAATTACACTCAACAGTTTATGTACAGTAATCATTTTAATTTGACATTCTTATtgtgtttaaaatgagaacaaaCATAACTGCATTAGTAGATACCGCATGCCACCTTTTTGGGTATCAGGCCATGTTATTATTCTTTCCCGTTGCTTcccaaatttttttctcaaatgacGCGATATTGGTTATGTCACGGTTTTGATGGCTACCATGCAGTATATATTTTGATGgtaattttaacaatatattaCAAGTGTTATGTGTACATAATCTTCTGCGAGAAATTCACGGGTCCCTATGGTAAAACGCTTTTCTCTCATCCTCGTTCTCATTCTGTTTCCAGCTTTCTCATTTTCCACATTGCAAATTACACCTGAATATAACCGTAAATTGTTCAGGCGAAAACAACACCGTACAGAGGGGGGAAGATGTACAGATAAATTAGCAGTTCTTAACTTTCGATTTCAAAAGGTTGGTGCTTGAATACCTCCGTTCTGATTAGTACATAAATATTTGTTGCATGTTATACTTGTTATATAATTCGAGGGTGATTCGAAAATGATGGGACATTTAGGAAAACAGTCAGTTTTGGACATTCTGTAGCATGCATGCATGATAAACAATTTTAATGCAGCATTGgtctgattttgatttatttaattctGGAGTTTCTGATACTTGGCTTTGGATCCAGTGTGCTGTTAGGTTTTCTTTTGCTGTTGGTGATTCAACACGTAGCGACGGGCCGTAGTATTTACACACCTGTAATTTTTACAAGATGTCAGGCCCTAAAGCTATTGCGCTCTCTGATTCATCGCTTGAGAGCCAATTCACTGATCTCGAGCTTCGCAACCTCCAATCCAAAGTATGTTGTACTCTGTCTATTCGTATTATTGCCTCAACaatctttttaataaaagaatattttcccTTGTAAGAAAAGATTGATGTGCATTTACAGTATATTATGTGATCAGATGAACATGTATTTGATTATCTGTGTAATGTGTGGCTCTTTATGCAGTTTCTTTCATCGAGGAATTCATCAGGCCGCATCAGGTTAAGAGACTTGCCACCGGTGATGTTGCAGTTAAAGAATTTTTCTGAGATTTTCAGAGAAAGGGACATCAAAGCAATTTTGAGCGAGTCAGGCTCAAACATGAATCACGAAGTTGATTTTGAATCCTTCCTGCGGGTCAGTTTCAGAAGTTTGCCTCACTTGTTGAACTAAATTATTTGATGAACAATTGCATGCCTCAACTATAACCTCTTTGTGTTATTGTGAAGTCATTCTTCCTTTGTTTCATCAGTAACATATTATGTTAGAGATTTAGAGGCAAAAAAACAGTTGCAAGTTTCAAATCTTAATTACAGTTTAAATTCAGTTACAATGGaatttaattactaattacAGTTTCTGCTGGCAGGCATACCTAAATATAAATGCTCGTGCTCAAACAAAGGCAGGTAAAACGAAATTGAAAAATGCACCTTCGTTCCTCAAGGCACCCACGACCACTCTTCGACACACCATTAGCCAATCAGAGAAGGAATCTTATGTTAACCACATTAATAGATATCTTGGAGAAGATTCATTCCTAAGGAAGTATCTTCCTATAGATCCGAATACCAGTGCTTTGTTTGATCTTGTTAAGAATGGTGTTCTCCTCTGGTACCTCAATGCACCCATTTTACAATGTTTTTATCagtttttttcaagatttaagTTTCTAAATTGATATGACAACAATGTCCCCAGTAAGCTTATCAACGTGGCTGTACCTGGTACAATAGACGAGCGGGCAATAAACACTAAGGCTGTGCTTAATCCTTGGGAGAAGAATGAGAATCATACATTGTGCCTCAACTCTGCTAAAGCTATTGGCTGCACCGTCGTGAACATTAGCGCACAGGACCTGGCAGAGGCAGAATTTAAAGTAAGTTCCTAACATCATGAACAGAAACAACTTTCATTGTTTTAGCATTCAATTTAAAACCCTTTTAGTGATTTTTAGTTATTTATGTGCATGCTCCTTTTGCTTTTCGTATAGCTTTGTAAGTGTAAACTGAATGAGGAATTGAGGATTGTCTTATTTAGTATAAGAAGAGTTAATTCCAGAGCCTTTGTTAAATCATGTTTCTAGTATCTATGTGTGTGCACCTTTTGTTTGATCAGTTTCCGTCTGATTGCAATTCAGAACATTTTTAAGTAAAACTAAGGTTTCAGTTCCTTATGTTGTGTGCCTTCGCACTTCCAAAAAAGAAAGGTACTGCAAATGTACAACTGTACCCGTCATTTTGGAACCAACTGAAGTTCTTATCTGCAAATATGAGAGAAGTAGATAGTGAGTGAAGAAGAAATGGTGTTGGTGATAATAGATTGCTGGTGATTTTCCTTATTTAACTTTGCCATTGTTGAGCTTTACAAGCACATAGCTCGACTGTCCTTTAACCGCCAGCTGAGCTGAAAATATGATGGTGATGATCCTAGAACAGACTTAATGTTGTTCTTGCTCCGCTTCTTAGTGCTGACTTTTTATAGGGATCAAGTCTCTGTTGTATTTGCTTATGTTAGTTAATTTCATTTTCTGCAGCCACATCTACTACTTGGTTTGATGTCCCAGATAATCAAGGTATGCCTTCAAACTATTTAAACTTCAAAGGAGAAATAGTGAAATGGAACGGGCCTCCATGATTTTCGATTTATTTTGTCAGATACAACTTCTATCCAGTCTCGACCTCAAGAAAACTCCTCAGCTATTGGAACTGGTGGAAGAAGAGAAGGTCTCAAGAAACACACATTTAGTTTCCTGTTCTTTCTATAACATATTTATTTGAGTTTTGTCTTTTTCCTgccatgatatttttttattattatcaggATGTCGAGGAGCTCATGAATTTAGCTCCAGAAAAGGTTCTCCTAAAATGGATGAACTTTCATTTGAAGAAAGCCGGATATGAAAAGGAGGTTACCAACTTTTCCACGGATTTAAAGGTGAGGGATAAATTTGTCTAAATCCAGTCACAGTGGAAGTGTGGAACTTATTCAATTTAAACATGGATTAACTTCATACTGACTACCTCATACTCTGGCTTTCACATCTTCATTGTAGTAAagatataacattttttatctATCTGAAGAGATGGATTTCTTAAAGTAAACTTTGTTATTGCTAGAATGGCTTTGTCGGTGTTTTAAAGTGTTTCTTGTGCTCTTACTAACGTGGGAGGTTAAATCATTTGCAGGACGGAGCAGCCTATGCTCACTTGCTTACTGCTCTTGCTCCAGAACTTGGAAGTAAAACTGTCTTGGCGACAGATGATCCTGCTGAAAGAGCAAATTTGATCGTAGAGCAAGCTGAGAAAATGGACTGCAAAAGTTATGTCACTGCAAAAGATATTGTTGAAGGCTCCACAAACTTAAATCTTGCATTTGTTGCAGAAATTTTTCAACATAGGTcagaatattttgataattcatcATGGAGTTTGATACTATCAGCATACATCATTTTATATTGGTTTAACAATCTTAAAGAAGGTTGCAAAATTTTGCCTACAAGCAAATCCGGTCATGTGCATTTGACCCTTTGTTGTGTTCTTACTGTCTGTTTTATTCTCCGCAGGAATGGCCTACATGCACCGCCAGAGGAGACTCAGAATACTTATGCAGAAATGATTACAGATGATGCTGAAACTTCCAGAGAAGAGAGATGCTTCAGAATGTGGATCAACAGTCTTGGAATAGAAACATATGTCAATAATTTATTCGAGGACATGAGACCTGGGTAAATTTCCCTCTTCTGGTTTCAATTTATGCGCCTGTGCAAATGTTAATGTATATATTTCCATTCATCCAGATGGGTCATACTGGAAGTTCTTGATAATATATTCCCTGGATCAGTCAACTGGAAGAAAGCAAACAAACCTCCTGTCAAGATCACTCTCAGAAAAGTTGAGAATTGCAACCAAGCCATAAAGATCGGAAAGGAATTAAATTTCTCCCTGGTGAATGTTGATGGAAACGATTTTGTACAAGGAAACAAGAAGCTTATAGTGGGTTAGTCTGCTTCGTCTCTAGTATATTGCGTACTACCCCCCCTATCAACTAATTTTTCTGTTCCCCAGCTTTTCTATGGCAACTGATGAGATTTAGCATGCTAAAACTACTCAAAAACCTGAGGTCTAGCACTCAAGGAAAGGAAATAACAGATAACGATATTTTAAATTGGGCAAACGACAAAGTTAAAAGTTCAGGGAAGGAAACTCGGATAGAGAGCTTCAAGGTGAGGAAATGACTTAATATTCAGAACTTCTTATTACCAAGCAGATTAAACTGATTAACATATCTTGGGAGACATTTATCAGGATAAAACTCTTTCAAATGGGATTTTCTTCCTCGAACTTCTTACTGCTGTGGACCCAAGGGTTGTCAACTGGGATCTTGTCACTAATGGCGAAAATGGTATGCAATTTCAAAACTCTGCTTATATTTCCAGTTGTAGCAAGAATGATAATTATTACTGCAACGTAGATGAGGAGAAGAAGTCGAatgcaacatatataattagTGTAGCGCGAAAGCTGGGATGCTCTATCTTCTTATTGCCCGAGGATATTATGGAGGTAAAACTTGGATTATACAGTAATAACCTGATT
Coding sequences:
- the LOC108223978 gene encoding fasciclin-like arabinogalactan protein 7; this translates as MEKTMMFIVCSTLVLLCSTSAYAQKGKSPPSPPISLTPTPAPAPAPEHVNLTELLSVAGPFHTFLDYLVSTKVIETLQNQANDTEEGLTLFVPKDKAFSSLKTPSLSNLTAAQLKSLCLFHALPHYYSLADFKNLSQASPIMTFAGGAYTLNFTDNSGSILVGSGWTNTKVSSSVHSTDPVAVYQVDKVLLPEAIFGTDIPPMPAPAPAPEVDSAAPADAPDADSKHASSESSSTPSSSYRIISFSTRSFLVLAFSSGMALLL
- the LOC108223977 gene encoding fimbrin-5 translates to MSGPKAIALSDSSLESQFTDLELRNLQSKFLSSRNSSGRIRLRDLPPVMLQLKNFSEIFRERDIKAILSESGSNMNHEVDFESFLRAYLNINARAQTKAGKTKLKNAPSFLKAPTTTLRHTISQSEKESYVNHINRYLGEDSFLRKYLPIDPNTSALFDLVKNGVLLCKLINVAVPGTIDERAINTKAVLNPWEKNENHTLCLNSAKAIGCTVVNISAQDLAEAEFKPHLLLGLMSQIIKIQLLSSLDLKKTPQLLELVEEEKDVEELMNLAPEKVLLKWMNFHLKKAGYEKEVTNFSTDLKDGAAYAHLLTALAPELGSKTVLATDDPAERANLIVEQAEKMDCKSYVTAKDIVEGSTNLNLAFVAEIFQHRNGLHAPPEETQNTYAEMITDDAETSREERCFRMWINSLGIETYVNNLFEDMRPGWVILEVLDNIFPGSVNWKKANKPPVKITLRKVENCNQAIKIGKELNFSLVNVDGNDFVQGNKKLIVAFLWQLMRFSMLKLLKNLRSSTQGKEITDNDILNWANDKVKSSGKETRIESFKDKTLSNGIFFLELLTAVDPRVVNWDLVTNGENDEEKKSNATYIISVARKLGCSIFLLPEDIMEVNSKMILTLTASIMYWSLNQKGGGNTLTSARNSDASLAESGDEAEDAAAETASVASEGVPAELEEIA